A single Thermaerobacter sp. FW80 DNA region contains:
- a CDS encoding DUF1572 family protein, with product MHDLVDGPGVAEVYLEAVKSRFRYIKDLAERALAQVDDDALAWSPGGESNSITVLIKHLSGNMVSRWTDFLTSDGEKPDRDRDAEFVEERLPRQELMERWERGWRALFATLDALRPDDLLRTVFIRGEPHTVIDAIERQLFHTSYHVGQIVYLAKARAGERWQSLTIPRRR from the coding sequence GTGCATGACCTGGTGGACGGCCCGGGGGTGGCGGAGGTCTACCTCGAGGCCGTCAAGAGCCGGTTCCGCTACATCAAGGACCTCGCGGAGCGGGCGCTGGCGCAGGTGGACGACGACGCCCTCGCCTGGTCCCCCGGCGGGGAGTCCAACAGCATCACGGTGCTCATCAAGCACTTGAGCGGCAACATGGTCTCCCGGTGGACCGACTTTTTGACCTCGGACGGCGAGAAGCCCGATCGCGACCGGGATGCCGAGTTCGTCGAGGAGCGGCTGCCCCGGCAGGAGCTGATGGAGCGCTGGGAGAGGGGGTGGCGGGCGCTCTTTGCGACGCTGGATGCCCTGAGGCCGGACGACCTGCTGCGGACCGTGTTCATCCGCGGCGAGCCGCACACGGTGATCGACGCCATCGAGCGCCAGCTGTTCCACACCTCCTATCACGTGGGCCAGATCGTCTACCTGGCCAAGGCCAGGGCTGGCGAGCGGTGGCAGAGTCTCACCATACCTCGAAGGCGATGA
- a CDS encoding DUF1648 domain-containing protein — MVIHWNAAGQPDGWAPRAFAAWFGWATAAGTYLLLKVLPSIDPRRANYPGSQAPTGWSGRSPSCSCWASTRWSS; from the coding sequence ATGGTGATCCACTGGAACGCAGCCGGGCAGCCAGACGGATGGGCTCCCAGGGCCTTCGCAGCGTGGTTCGGCTGGGCGACGGCGGCGGGCACGTACCTTCTGCTGAAGGTTCTTCCGTCCATCGACCCGCGCCGCGCCAACTACCCCGGTTCGCAGGCGCCTACCGGCTGGTCCGGCAGATCACCGTCCTGTTCTTGCTGGGCGTCCACGCGGTGGTCCTCATGA
- a CDS encoding SdpI family protein produces MGQVRPNFFFGIRTPWTLSSEAVWRKTHRAGAGCSSSRGWPSRRPPSCRPAGRCR; encoded by the coding sequence ATGGGTCAAGTGCGCCCCAACTTCTTCTTCGGCATCCGCACGCCGTGGACGCTGTCCAGTGAGGCGGTGTGGCGCAAGACCCATCGTGCCGGGGCTGGCTGTTCATCCTCGCGGGGCTGGCCATCGCGACGACCGCCTTCCTGCCGCCCAGCTGGACGGTGCCGGTGA
- a CDS encoding sigma factor-like helix-turn-helix DNA-binding protein translates to MPSGGHALVSPADPAELVAARDEAVRLRMALESLSPAERDLLIRRYWMEEPIERMAREAGISRNAMDSRLWRARQALRKALVERAPAAGRRPASADRKGDPT, encoded by the coding sequence TTGCCTTCGGGCGGCCACGCCCTGGTCTCACCGGCGGACCCCGCCGAGCTGGTGGCGGCGCGGGACGAGGCGGTGCGGCTGCGCATGGCCCTGGAGTCCCTGTCCCCGGCGGAACGGGACCTGCTGATCCGCCGGTACTGGATGGAAGAACCCATCGAACGGATGGCGCGGGAGGCAGGCATCTCGCGGAACGCCATGGACAGCCGGCTCTGGCGAGCGCGCCAGGCCCTACGGAAGGCGCTGGTCGAACGGGCGCCAGCGGCCGGCAGGCGGCCGGCATCCGCCGATAGGAAAGGAGATCCCACATGA
- a CDS encoding PadR family transcriptional regulator: MERAGFVQGYFEPSPQGPPRKYYRILPQGHQALHRWGRVATVRTGRGRGGDGPARRPRSQPGLRTRRFRPRSRHPPPWGSGPLTAPRPSPPGRPPEGTSS; encoded by the coding sequence CTGGAGCGGGCCGGGTTCGTCCAAGGATACTTCGAGCCCTCACCGCAAGGGCCACCGCGGAAGTACTATCGCATCCTGCCCCAGGGCCATCAGGCCCTTCATCGGTGGGGACGAGTGGCAACGGTTCGCACGGGGCGTGGACGGGGTGGTGACGGGCCAGCCCGCCGCCCGCGCAGCCAACCCGGCCTGCGGACGCGGCGATTCCGCCCCCGATCCCGCCATCCCCCTCCGTGGGGGTCCGGGCCCCTGACCGCGCCCCGCCCGTCACCACCGGGCCGCCCCCCCGAAGGGACCTCCTCTTGA